The Cicer arietinum cultivar CDC Frontier isolate Library 1 unplaced genomic scaffold, Cicar.CDCFrontier_v2.0 Ca_scaffold_3251_v2.0, whole genome shotgun sequence DNA window GTAAATCAATTTCAACGATAACTAGAAGGAATCGAAGAACACACTATCGGAGTCAAGCTTCAAGAAATCGTAATCTCACATTGAGAGGAGAAGAAAGGTAACATGTTTATGGATTCTAATGTTTAGTGATCTGATTTGTTTTAgagtttaggtttagggtttagttggGTCCTTATggtatttattatttgcatgtgtttgatttttgaatgattttattcTTGCATGTGTTGTTTATTTGGATCTAGGGTTTGTGGTCCACACATACATATTCCTTCCTCTTTTTCTAAGATTATGGGGTCAGATTTGTGATCCCTACCATTTTATTATAGTTTTCTATTAatgggttttttttttgtgttttcaatGTAAAAAAAGCAGAATGGATGTCTTTTTCGTCNNNNNNNNNNNNNNNNNNNNNNNNNNNNNNNNNNNNNNNNNNNNNNNNNNNNNNNNNNNAATTGGAAATGTGATGCTGACAGGTGGAGTTACTTTGAGATTTTGGATATTATTAAACAAATGAGGTATCCTGAAGTTGTTAGTATATGGTATGAGGCGTATGGTGAGAAAAAGTTTTTGGAAAATGACATTGGGGCAATGGAAATGGTAAATTTTGCCAAGGCTAATGGAAAAGTGAATTTGTATCTTATTCATCCAGTATCTCAGTCCATATTTATGGATAATGTGGAGACTAAGACTCAAAAATGTGAAGCTAAACAGACCCATGAACCAACCCAAATAGGCCCATAACATGTGGATAATGTGCAGACTGAGGCTCAAGAAGCTGCTCAAGTAGGAAATGATACACATGAACCAGCCCAAAATGCAACCCAAACAAAAGACAATATTGAGTCTGACGGTGAAGATAAtgttgttaatgtaatttttggaGACTCTGATGATGAATTGCCCATGAATGGTGGTGACGGACTTGAAGGACAAGAAGGGGTAGGTGGTAAGAAAACTGAGTGTCAAGTTGAAATTGATAAGAGGAATGGTGCAAGTAAGAAAGGGTCTAATACtaacaaaaagaagaaagaaagtaCCAGTAAGAAAAAAGGGAGACCTAAGAAGATTCGTGTTGAGAAAGAACATATTGTGGATGAAGATGAAGAGGCCAATGTGTCAAAGTGAGAAGGAATTATTTGATGAAGAGTATTTTACAGAGGAATTGGAGAGTGATGATTCACAAGAAACTGATAAGTATCCTTTATTTGTCATGCCAAAAAAAATGGAAGATTATAAGTGGGTTTTAGGAACCCTTTTCACCGGTAAAGAAGAATTTAAGGAGGCTATGACAACATATGCCATTCATAATGGGAGGAATTtgaagtttataaaaaatacaaactaAGAATGAGAGTTAAATGCAAGGAAGGTTATGAGTGGTTTGCCTATTGTGCAAAGTTACCTGATGAAGATACATGGCAACTTAGGAAACTAGTTGACACACATTCATGTAATAGAGAGTATAAGGTCAAATTTATGAGATCAAGTTGGCTCGGGAAAAGATTGTactcaacagttaaagagaacCCGAACATAAAAATTACAGATATTTCTAACAAGGTTCATCAAAAGTGGAATGCTGGAGTAAGTAAGATGAAGGCATTCAGGGCATGTAGGGTTGCAATTGATATGGTTGATGGATCATTCAGAGAGCAATATCTAAGATTGTATGATTATTGTCACGAGttattaagatcaaatccaaatAGTACAGTTAAGTTAGAAGTCCAAGCTACAAATTCAGAGGTAAGTGACTATGTGGACAGACCACTGTTGCCTAGTTTTCAACGCCTATATATGTGTCTTAATGGATGTAAAGAGAGTTTCCTGATTTGTAGACCAATAATTGGTCTCGATGGTTGTTTCCTTAAAGGGTATTATGGGGGTATGATTCTTGCTGCTGTAGGTAGAGATCCA harbors:
- the LOC140919144 gene encoding uncharacterized protein, with product MRVKCKEGYEWFAYCAKLPDEDTWQLRKLVDTHSCNREYKVKFMRSSWLGKRLYSTVKENPNIKITDISNKVHQKWNAGVSKMKAFRACRVAIDMVDGSFREQYLRLYDYCHELLRSNPNSTVKLEVQATNSEVSDYVDRPLLPSFQRLYMCLNGCKESFLICRPIIGLDGCFLKGYYGGMILAAVGRDPNDQMLPIALAVVEGETRDSWTWFLKLLIDDLGRQQACKSYTFISDQQK